A single window of Cellulomonas sp. WB94 DNA harbors:
- a CDS encoding ATP-dependent DNA helicase: protein MPIYTSSQQAAIDCLDQPLQIIACAGSGKTQVISQRISRILAQPGIEPRNIVAFTFTDKAAAELKDRILSIVAAEHGDITGLAEMYVGTMHAFCLNLLQTHVPETFKYSVLTETTQRLFIDRNSARSGLTRCPTVLPNVPYLRRYVNSKLYMQVVSVLHEDDVALELVPGPVREAVGSYRELLDRHAFFDYTTMLHEAVRLLEAAAAGPTDPSVEVRQHVAESVRYVVVDEYQDVNPLQERLIRALVQFGANLCVVGDDDQTIYQWRGSEVSNILTFASRYSGVEQVTLAENFRSSPGVIALGRRVAEQIPADQRLPKAMEHSSHQSWERGDIIATALPTGEAEAEWICDRIQQLRGIPFIDTPDAEPRGLSWSDCAVLFRSVAGDAGPLVGAMGRLGIPYIVKGLTKLFEAPEIQAVVSLFRYVVGQADRDDVSRTWSDVHLLPVGSSMDRAFAVLDAGADFDRGEAWSTYNIQRLYLDVLEALGIREDTIPGDAVHAELVFYQLGKFSQAISDFEAIHFSSAPRDKYQSFVGWLENQAPDYYADADADVGYATPDAVTISTVHQAKGRQWPAVFVPCLRANRFPAKRHGGVGLFHVIPAESVPSPDRYRGTKEDERRLFYVAVTRAQKYLYLTTSPGPNQLYRKASEFYGEATTVSHVSTADAGIAPDVARLSPHPRQETPQVTLSFSELKYLFECPYQFKLRFMYGFNPPIHEALGYGKGLHDALAEMHKKALSGEILRREAAGDLVRRHLHTPYAYPALREQLQVAAVAALERYFDVHGEDLTRTIHSEKQIQVHIAPGITVDGRIDLVKRLETNEISIVDFKSTDRAQAEDVTRDQLHVYAVGYQELTGTSADVIEVLNLDADGKNTREQVRENLLTDVRSRIRQAGESLRANELPRHAVWCGTCATCDLQPLCRARS, encoded by the coding sequence ATGCCGATCTACACGTCGTCACAGCAGGCCGCGATCGACTGCCTCGACCAGCCCCTTCAGATCATCGCGTGCGCTGGTTCCGGCAAGACGCAGGTCATCTCGCAGCGAATCTCCCGCATCCTCGCTCAGCCAGGTATCGAGCCACGGAACATCGTCGCCTTCACCTTCACGGACAAAGCTGCAGCTGAGCTCAAGGACAGGATCCTGTCGATCGTCGCCGCCGAGCACGGTGACATCACGGGTCTCGCCGAGATGTACGTCGGGACGATGCACGCGTTCTGCCTCAACCTCCTTCAGACGCACGTGCCGGAGACCTTCAAGTACAGCGTCCTGACTGAGACGACCCAGCGGCTGTTCATCGATCGCAACTCTGCGCGAAGCGGGCTCACCAGGTGCCCCACCGTGCTCCCGAACGTGCCGTACCTGCGGAGGTACGTGAACTCCAAGCTCTACATGCAGGTTGTCTCGGTCCTGCACGAAGACGACGTCGCCCTCGAACTCGTCCCCGGACCCGTGCGTGAGGCCGTAGGCAGCTACCGCGAGTTGCTCGACCGCCACGCCTTCTTCGATTACACGACGATGCTCCACGAGGCCGTCCGCCTCCTCGAGGCCGCAGCCGCCGGGCCAACCGACCCCTCAGTGGAGGTGCGTCAGCACGTGGCCGAGTCTGTCCGGTACGTGGTCGTCGACGAGTACCAGGACGTCAATCCTCTCCAGGAACGGCTCATCCGCGCGCTGGTCCAGTTCGGGGCGAACCTCTGCGTCGTCGGCGACGACGACCAGACGATTTACCAATGGCGCGGCAGCGAGGTATCGAACATCCTGACGTTCGCCAGTCGGTACTCGGGCGTTGAGCAGGTCACCCTCGCCGAGAACTTCCGCTCCTCGCCTGGCGTCATCGCCCTGGGGCGCAGAGTCGCCGAGCAGATTCCCGCCGATCAGCGGCTTCCAAAGGCGATGGAGCACTCGTCGCACCAATCGTGGGAGCGAGGCGACATCATCGCGACCGCTCTACCCACCGGTGAAGCCGAGGCGGAGTGGATCTGCGATCGCATCCAGCAACTACGCGGAATCCCGTTCATCGATACGCCCGACGCGGAGCCGCGAGGCCTGTCATGGTCGGACTGCGCGGTGCTGTTCAGGTCGGTGGCCGGGGACGCTGGGCCACTTGTAGGGGCGATGGGCCGCCTGGGCATCCCCTACATCGTCAAGGGCCTCACGAAGCTGTTCGAGGCACCGGAGATCCAGGCGGTCGTGAGCCTGTTCAGGTACGTGGTCGGTCAGGCGGACCGCGACGACGTCTCGCGGACGTGGTCCGACGTGCATCTACTTCCCGTCGGCAGCTCCATGGACCGCGCGTTCGCGGTCCTCGATGCCGGCGCGGACTTCGACCGCGGCGAAGCATGGTCCACCTACAACATCCAACGGCTCTACCTGGACGTCCTCGAAGCGCTGGGAATCCGTGAGGACACCATCCCCGGGGACGCTGTCCACGCCGAGCTCGTCTTCTACCAGCTCGGCAAGTTCAGCCAGGCGATCTCTGACTTCGAAGCGATCCACTTCAGTTCGGCACCCCGGGACAAGTACCAATCGTTCGTTGGTTGGCTTGAGAATCAGGCGCCCGACTACTACGCCGACGCCGACGCCGACGTGGGCTACGCGACGCCCGACGCGGTGACGATCTCCACGGTCCACCAAGCGAAGGGCCGCCAGTGGCCAGCCGTGTTCGTTCCGTGCCTGCGCGCGAACAGGTTCCCAGCGAAGCGCCACGGCGGCGTGGGCCTCTTCCACGTGATCCCTGCTGAGTCCGTCCCCTCCCCGGACCGGTACCGGGGCACGAAGGAGGACGAACGACGGCTCTTCTACGTCGCAGTCACCCGCGCGCAGAAGTACCTATACCTCACGACCTCGCCCGGTCCCAACCAGCTCTACCGGAAGGCATCGGAGTTCTACGGCGAGGCTACGACGGTGTCGCACGTCTCGACTGCGGATGCCGGCATCGCCCCCGACGTCGCGCGCCTGAGTCCACATCCGCGCCAGGAGACGCCCCAGGTGACGCTCTCGTTCTCCGAGCTCAAGTACCTCTTCGAGTGCCCCTATCAGTTCAAGCTCCGCTTCATGTACGGCTTCAACCCTCCGATCCATGAGGCACTCGGCTACGGCAAAGGCCTGCACGACGCACTCGCGGAGATGCACAAGAAGGCTCTGTCTGGCGAGATCCTGCGCCGAGAAGCGGCAGGGGACCTCGTCAGACGTCACCTGCATACTCCGTACGCCTACCCGGCGCTCCGCGAGCAGCTCCAGGTCGCAGCCGTCGCAGCTCTGGAACGCTACTTTGACGTCCACGGCGAAGATCTGACGCGGACGATCCACTCAGAGAAGCAGATCCAGGTCCACATCGCGCCCGGCATCACAGTCGATGGACGGATCGACCTGGTCAAGCGGCTCGAGACGAATGAGATCTCCATCGTGGACTTCAAGTCCACGGATCGCGCCCAAGCGGAGGACGTGACCCGTGACCAACTCCATGTCTACGCCGTCGGATACCAGGAGCTCACGGGCACATCTGCAGACGTG